One Brassica oleracea var. oleracea cultivar TO1000 chromosome C7, BOL, whole genome shotgun sequence genomic window carries:
- the LOC106303627 gene encoding protein YLS9-like, whose amino-acid sequence MSKDCGNHGGGKEAAVRRICAAVIAFIIIVLVTIFLVWVILRPTKPRFVLQDATVFAFNLSQPNLLTTNFQVTFASRNPNSKIGIYYDRLHVYATYRNQQITLRTAIPPTYQGHKEDNVWSPFVYGTAVPIAPYNSVALGDEQGRGFVGLMIRADGRVRWKVGTLVTGKYHIHVRCPAYINLGNKAAGVLVGDSAVKYTLVTKCSVNV is encoded by the coding sequence ATGTCGAAAGATTGTGGTAACCACGGTGGCGGCAAAGAAGCAGCCGTCCGGCGAATCTGCGCCGCCGTAATAGCCTTCATCATAATAGTTCTAGTCACCATCTTCCTAGTTTGGGTCATACTCAGGCCCACTAAGCCAAGATTCGTCCTCCAAGACGCCACCGTCTTCGCCTTCAACCTCTCGCAGCCAAACCTCCTCACCACAAACTTCCAAGTCACATTCGCGTCACGTAACCCTAACTCCAAGATCGGAATCTACTACGACCGTCTCCACGTCTACGCTACTTACCGGAACCAGCAGATAACTCTCCGGACAGCTATTCCTCCGACGTACCAAGGCCACAAAGAAGACAACGTCTGGTCTCCGTTTGTTTACGGAACCGCTGTTCCGATCGCTCCGTACAACTCCGTCGCGTTGGGAGATGAGCAAGGTCGTGGGTTCGTAGGGCTGATGATACGCGCCGATGGGCGCGTGAGGTGGAAAGTAGGGACGTTGGTCACAGGGAAGTATCATATACATGTTCGGTGTCCGGCTTACATCAATCTTGGAAACAAAGCTGCTGGTGTTCTTGTCGGTGATAGCGCCGTTAAGTATACGTTGGTTACTAAATGCAGTGTGAACGTTTAG